The following are from one region of the Methanomassiliicoccales archaeon LGM-DZ1 genome:
- the hmgA gene encoding hydroxymethylglutaryl-CoA reductase (NADPH): MTDGTGLKNRGHTHADVDERRGAVEQFTGADLEKISKYCFRAEDAEHNIENMIGAVQVPLGFAGPLKVEGEYAEGEFLVPLATTEGALVASISRGMSVITAAGGARTKVFSDCMTRAPVLRVDGLSHACRVIQWIDAHEDDIKAAAASTTKHGRLVRIEKFPTGRALYLRFSFETGDAMGMNMATIASEAACRVIEEATGAVMVSVSGNLCSDKKPAAVNMIEGRGKTVVAEALIPKDLVESKLHTTTALIVETNVRKNFVGSSLAGTLGANAHAANMVAAFYIATGQDPAQVVGGSMTLTDCEDVGGDLYISVRMPAVELGTVGGGTGLPCQREALEMMGCKGEGKARKLAEILAGTVLAGELSTLAAQAAGQLGRAHAQLGRNKA; this comes from the coding sequence ATGACTGACGGTACCGGGCTCAAGAACAGGGGCCACACCCATGCGGACGTCGATGAGAGGCGCGGGGCAGTCGAGCAGTTCACCGGCGCGGATCTCGAGAAGATTTCCAAATACTGCTTCAGGGCAGAGGATGCGGAGCACAACATCGAGAACATGATCGGGGCGGTGCAGGTGCCCCTGGGCTTCGCCGGGCCCCTGAAGGTCGAAGGGGAGTACGCCGAAGGGGAGTTCCTGGTACCTCTCGCCACTACCGAGGGTGCGCTGGTGGCATCCATTTCCCGCGGCATGTCCGTCATAACGGCCGCCGGTGGCGCCAGGACGAAGGTCTTCTCCGACTGCATGACCCGCGCGCCCGTCCTCAGGGTGGACGGGCTGTCGCACGCCTGCAGGGTCATCCAGTGGATCGACGCGCACGAGGACGACATCAAGGCCGCCGCCGCTTCGACCACCAAGCACGGCAGGCTGGTCAGGATCGAGAAGTTCCCCACCGGCCGCGCGCTCTACCTGAGGTTCTCCTTCGAGACCGGGGACGCCATGGGGATGAACATGGCCACCATCGCCTCGGAGGCAGCCTGCCGCGTCATCGAGGAGGCCACGGGAGCGGTCATGGTCTCGGTCTCCGGGAACCTGTGCTCGGACAAGAAACCCGCCGCCGTCAACATGATCGAGGGGCGCGGCAAGACCGTGGTCGCCGAGGCCCTCATACCCAAGGACCTGGTGGAGTCCAAGCTCCATACGACCACCGCGCTCATCGTCGAGACCAATGTGAGGAAGAACTTCGTCGGCTCCTCCCTCGCCGGCACCCTCGGGGCCAACGCCCATGCCGCGAACATGGTCGCCGCCTTCTACATCGCCACCGGGCAGGACCCGGCGCAGGTCGTGGGCGGGAGCATGACCCTCACCGACTGCGAGGACGTCGGCGGGGACCTGTACATAAGCGTCAGGATGCCCGCGGTCGAGCTCGGGACCGTCGGCGGCGGCACCGGCCTGCCTTGCCAGCGCGAGGCGCTCGAGATGATGGGTTGTAAGGGCGAGGGCAAGGCCAGGAAACTGGCCGAGATACTCGCGGGAACCGTCCTCGCGGGCGAGCTGTCGACCCTGGCCGCCCAGGCCGCCGGCCAGCTCGGCAGGGCCCACGCACAGCTGGGGAGGAACAAAGCATGA
- a CDS encoding MBL fold metallo-hydrolase produces MYIRWFGYSCFLFSDDSVRVVTDPHDGRSIGIAKPAASADVALCTHNSYERNCFRSLTGKHKDFMEALGRQECGCFSFEGLPSFADASGGKERGRNSVYMFEMDGLRIVFCGALGDIPGEEEIARMKGADIVFVPVGEFGTLPIARADEMMSAVSPKVIVPVGYRTGGITLPLSPLSSYAEGKDPDSFVHVGNEVELTAGDIADFTGYWIFDQS; encoded by the coding sequence ATGTACATCAGGTGGTTCGGCTACTCCTGCTTCCTCTTCTCGGACGATTCCGTAAGGGTCGTCACGGATCCGCACGACGGCCGTTCCATCGGGATCGCCAAACCCGCCGCCTCGGCGGATGTGGCACTGTGCACCCACAACTCGTACGAGAGGAACTGCTTCCGTTCCCTCACCGGGAAGCATAAGGACTTCATGGAGGCCCTCGGCCGCCAGGAGTGCGGATGCTTCAGTTTCGAAGGGCTCCCGTCGTTCGCCGACGCGTCCGGAGGGAAGGAGCGCGGCCGGAACTCGGTCTACATGTTCGAGATGGACGGGCTGAGGATAGTCTTCTGCGGGGCCCTCGGGGACATCCCGGGGGAGGAGGAGATCGCCCGGATGAAGGGCGCGGACATCGTCTTCGTCCCGGTAGGCGAGTTCGGCACCCTGCCCATCGCCCGCGCCGACGAGATGATGTCGGCGGTATCGCCCAAGGTCATCGTGCCGGTGGGCTACAGGACGGGCGGGATAACGCTGCCGCTGTCGCCACTGTCGAGCTACGCCGAAGGCAAGGACCCGGATTCGTTCGTCCATGTCGGGAACGAGGTGGAGCTCACGGCCGGGGACATAGCGGATTTCACAGGATACTGGATCTTCGACCAGTCGTGA
- a CDS encoding DUF373 family protein yields the protein MKKTLILAVDRDDDFGAKGGVESPAIGMDACYKAAAALGTADPEDSDTNALYAAMNIYRQMEADGDNPPGSFEVALICGNKKVGYKSDEALVEQLDRVIEEVKPDRAVLVSDGAEDEYIYPIISSRVPIISVRKVYVKQAPGVEGTFYIIQKTLEDPQKKERFLAPIAWIVLIISAVYLVVNMYDCDSAEEYVLKSTTPLIFFIVGVLLIIYSYSLDDRIHNLIKRSDRDALDLIFLLAGMAFIVVGIVFGYFSLSEYYTPRITQKAYIFLSNALWPAIFGLMTFTFGSLLDEYFSKGKVKIVYVVRFLDLVAIGLILCGVFDLIGESVDIVDLSTTVVGLELIGGFLMAIFATVMQIAVHRGQAKKEEEDELPRMGA from the coding sequence ATGAAGAAGACCCTGATCCTCGCTGTCGACCGCGATGACGATTTTGGCGCCAAAGGAGGCGTCGAATCGCCGGCGATAGGCATGGACGCATGCTACAAGGCGGCCGCCGCCCTGGGCACTGCTGACCCCGAGGATTCCGACACCAACGCGCTCTATGCTGCCATGAACATCTACCGGCAGATGGAGGCGGACGGAGATAATCCGCCTGGGTCCTTCGAAGTGGCGCTCATCTGCGGCAATAAGAAAGTCGGGTACAAGTCCGACGAGGCGCTCGTGGAGCAGCTCGACAGGGTCATCGAGGAGGTCAAGCCCGACCGCGCGGTCCTCGTCAGCGACGGCGCGGAGGATGAGTACATCTACCCCATCATATCCTCGCGTGTCCCCATAATCTCCGTCAGGAAGGTCTACGTCAAGCAGGCCCCCGGGGTCGAAGGTACGTTCTACATCATCCAGAAGACCCTCGAGGACCCTCAGAAGAAGGAGCGTTTCCTGGCCCCGATAGCCTGGATCGTCCTGATAATCAGCGCTGTGTACCTCGTGGTCAACATGTACGACTGCGACAGCGCCGAGGAGTACGTCCTCAAGTCCACCACCCCGCTGATATTCTTCATCGTCGGGGTCCTGCTGATCATCTATTCGTACAGCCTCGACGACAGGATCCACAACCTCATCAAGAGGTCCGACAGGGACGCCCTCGACCTCATCTTCCTCCTGGCTGGTATGGCATTCATAGTCGTTGGCATCGTGTTCGGTTACTTCTCCCTCTCGGAGTACTACACCCCCCGCATCACCCAGAAAGCATACATCTTCCTGTCCAACGCCCTGTGGCCGGCCATATTCGGGCTGATGACCTTCACCTTCGGCTCGCTGCTCGACGAGTACTTCTCCAAGGGCAAGGTCAAGATCGTCTACGTCGTCCGCTTCCTGGACCTGGTGGCGATCGGCCTCATCCTGTGCGGCGTGTTCGACCTCATCGGCGAGTCGGTGGACATCGTCGACCTCAGCACCACCGTCGTCGGCCTCGAGCTGATTGGCGGCTTCCTGATGGCCATCTTCGCGACCGTCATGCAGATCGCCGTCCACCGCGGGCAGGCCAAGAAAGAGGAAGAGGATGAATTACCAAGAATGGGAGCCTGA
- a CDS encoding 30S ribosomal protein S19e, producing MVTVYDVPAEKLILRLSEKLKENDKIVAPDWAEFAKTGIQAERAPVQGDWWYTRAASVMRKLYVKGPMGTSKLAGEYGGYVDRGSKPNRAVKGSRNIIRKILIQLQDAGLLEATKDLQGRKVSPAGQKLLDSVAKEVFDEAKN from the coding sequence ATGGTAACAGTCTACGACGTTCCCGCAGAGAAGCTCATTCTCAGGCTTTCTGAGAAGCTCAAAGAGAACGACAAGATCGTTGCTCCCGACTGGGCCGAGTTCGCTAAGACCGGTATCCAGGCCGAGAGGGCGCCCGTGCAGGGCGACTGGTGGTACACCAGGGCAGCCTCAGTCATGAGGAAACTGTATGTCAAGGGCCCCATGGGCACCTCCAAGCTCGCAGGCGAGTACGGAGGATACGTCGACAGGGGAAGCAAGCCCAACAGGGCCGTCAAGGGAAGCAGGAACATCATCAGGAAGATCCTGATCCAGCTCCAGGACGCAGGGCTCCTCGAGGCCACCAAGGACCTCCAGGGACGCAAGGTCAGCCCGGCCGGCCAGAAGCTCCTCGACAGCGTTGCGAAAGAGGTTTTCGACGAGGCCAAGAACTGA
- the pheT gene encoding phenylalanine--tRNA ligase subunit beta, with amino-acid sequence MTNVNFSYKDLEKLIGKELPQDKALEDLQMIGSDTGDTVPGDDAMTVEFFPNRPDLYSVEGIARAMRQYLGMEPGLKTYKVEDSDIKAIVTPEVREIRPYFMCAAVKGVEIDDTVLRSMMELQEKLHITVGRKRTKVAIGIHDLDKVVPPFTFSAADPDRTSFVPLAKTQKMTMREILDKHEKGRAYARLLDGFDRYPLITDANGSVLSFPPIINGALTAVTVNTRNLLIDVTGFDASAVEECVNIVATALAERGGTICRVHMEGAPKESYPDLEPRKMTVSLAECRKFIGVPISPEDAVASLRRMGLDAGCEGDRLTAVIPAYRMDFLAAADVYEDVAIGYGFGNYGKRKVPVTQTFGRLLPETDFSEKLKDVMIGLGYTEVTTLTLSNHRDEFEISGLPEVDSVTVKNPITEDHTCLRSYLLPSLMRILRHNKHRDLPQRIFETGFVIRDAKTVLHLCALQAASKSSFTEAKSLTEAILREIGGDFSLEPCSYPTFIAGRGAFIVYKGKRIGIFGEMSPAVIAGYEMTHPVIAVEMDISGLAAERSGRLF; translated from the coding sequence ATGACCAACGTCAATTTCAGCTACAAAGACTTGGAGAAGCTCATCGGGAAGGAGCTGCCGCAGGACAAGGCGCTCGAGGACCTCCAGATGATCGGATCGGACACGGGCGACACCGTCCCCGGCGATGACGCGATGACCGTGGAGTTCTTCCCCAACCGGCCGGACCTGTACAGCGTCGAGGGCATCGCGAGGGCCATGAGGCAGTACCTCGGAATGGAGCCCGGGCTGAAGACCTACAAGGTCGAGGACTCGGACATAAAGGCGATCGTCACCCCGGAGGTCAGGGAGATCCGTCCCTACTTCATGTGCGCCGCCGTCAAAGGGGTGGAGATCGACGATACCGTCCTCCGCTCGATGATGGAGCTGCAGGAGAAGCTGCACATCACCGTCGGGAGGAAGAGGACGAAGGTCGCCATCGGGATCCACGATCTCGACAAGGTCGTCCCACCGTTCACCTTCTCCGCGGCCGACCCCGATAGGACCTCCTTCGTTCCGCTCGCGAAGACCCAGAAGATGACCATGAGGGAGATCCTCGATAAACACGAGAAAGGCAGGGCGTACGCCCGCCTGCTCGACGGTTTCGACAGGTACCCGCTCATCACCGATGCCAACGGCAGCGTGCTCAGCTTCCCCCCGATCATCAACGGGGCGCTCACCGCCGTCACCGTGAACACCCGCAACCTGCTCATCGATGTCACCGGCTTCGATGCATCGGCCGTCGAGGAATGCGTCAACATCGTCGCCACGGCCCTGGCCGAGAGGGGCGGCACCATCTGCCGTGTCCACATGGAAGGCGCTCCGAAGGAGAGCTACCCCGACCTGGAGCCCAGGAAGATGACAGTGTCCCTTGCCGAGTGCCGGAAGTTCATCGGAGTGCCGATCTCCCCGGAGGACGCTGTCGCCTCGCTGAGGAGGATGGGGCTGGACGCCGGCTGCGAAGGCGACAGGCTCACCGCCGTCATCCCCGCCTACAGGATGGACTTCCTGGCGGCCGCCGACGTCTACGAGGACGTGGCCATAGGGTACGGCTTCGGGAACTACGGGAAACGGAAGGTCCCGGTGACCCAGACCTTCGGCAGGCTCCTCCCAGAGACTGATTTCTCCGAGAAGCTCAAGGACGTCATGATCGGCCTCGGCTACACCGAGGTCACCACCCTGACCCTGTCCAACCACCGGGACGAGTTCGAGATCTCCGGCCTCCCCGAGGTCGATTCCGTGACCGTCAAGAACCCGATAACCGAGGACCACACCTGCCTGCGCTCCTATCTCCTGCCCAGCCTCATGAGGATCCTGAGGCACAACAAGCACAGGGACCTCCCGCAGAGGATATTCGAGACCGGGTTCGTCATCAGGGATGCGAAGACAGTCCTGCACCTGTGCGCCCTGCAGGCGGCGTCCAAGAGCTCGTTCACCGAGGCCAAGTCCCTCACCGAGGCCATACTGAGGGAGATCGGAGGGGACTTCTCGCTCGAGCCCTGCTCCTACCCCACTTTCATCGCCGGAAGGGGCGCCTTCATAGTGTACAAGGGGAAGAGGATCGGCATCTTCGGAGAGATGTCGCCTGCGGTCATCGCCGGATACGAGATGACGCACCCCGTCATCGCCGTGGAGATGGACATCAGCGGGCTGGCCGCCGAGCGCTCCGGGAGGCTGTTCTGA
- a CDS encoding 50S ribosomal protein L31e: MADEVTRIIVIPLRDARLAPRSRRTERAVKEVRKAIMRHMKVDAEHVWIDKTVNEKVWENGIRNPPTKITVKAVKFDDGLVEVSLADKKE; encoded by the coding sequence ATGGCAGACGAAGTAACCAGGATTATCGTCATCCCCCTGAGGGATGCAAGGCTCGCGCCCAGGTCCAGGAGGACCGAGCGTGCCGTCAAAGAGGTCAGGAAGGCCATCATGCGCCACATGAAGGTGGACGCTGAGCACGTCTGGATCGACAAGACGGTCAACGAGAAGGTCTGGGAGAACGGAATCCGCAACCCCCCTACCAAGATCACCGTGAAAGCGGTGAAGTTCGACGACGGCCTCGTAGAGGTCTCGCTCGCCGACAAGAAGGAGTGA
- a CDS encoding DNA-binding protein encodes MDDDPELEAIRQRRLQEMQQNQQNQAAQEQQAKQIEAQKQSILRQIMSPEARDRLANVKLANPQLAASVENQLIRLYQSGRLQQEISDAMLREILQSMVPQHREIKIERR; translated from the coding sequence ATGGACGACGATCCTGAATTGGAGGCTATCAGGCAGAGAAGGCTGCAGGAGATGCAGCAGAACCAGCAGAACCAGGCGGCCCAGGAGCAGCAGGCGAAGCAGATCGAGGCCCAGAAGCAGTCCATCCTCAGGCAGATCATGTCCCCCGAGGCACGCGACAGGCTGGCGAACGTCAAGCTCGCCAATCCCCAGCTCGCTGCCTCTGTTGAGAACCAGCTGATCCGCCTTTACCAGAGCGGCAGGCTTCAGCAGGAGATCAGCGACGCCATGCTGAGAGAGATCCTTCAGAGCATGGTTCCGCAGCACCGCGAAATCAAGATAGAGAGGAGATAA
- a CDS encoding DUF2116 family Zn-ribbon domain-containing protein, which translates to MPTTASSWCRTRWTEGGSETAEEQHTAKIPQHRHCRRCGKAFIGEGPYCSDECRDLDGQAAKKKLYRYIAEIAVLWAVVIAAVLVIGL; encoded by the coding sequence ATGCCGACCACTGCATCATCCTGGTGCAGAACGAGATGGACAGAAGGGGGCTCTGAGACGGCTGAGGAGCAGCATACCGCGAAGATCCCGCAGCACAGGCACTGCAGGCGCTGCGGCAAGGCGTTCATCGGGGAGGGCCCCTACTGCTCGGACGAGTGCAGGGACCTCGACGGGCAGGCCGCGAAGAAGAAGCTCTACAGGTACATCGCCGAGATCGCCGTCCTCTGGGCGGTCGTCATCGCGGCGGTCCTGGTGATCGGATTATGA
- a CDS encoding translation initiation factor IF-6, which translates to MAMRLSRVAGTPNIGVEAAVSENLAIVSSEADEAFIKDISEVLGVRSVPTTVSGSHVVGSLVAMNSHGAAVSGLIESAEADLIGKELPMVLLPDYCNAAGNNILANDNGAVLSPEIDAKTADRISEALGIECVRSMIAGCVSVGSVACCTNSGCVVTTEATDDDLQLLREVLKVDVVRTTVNHGSRYVGSGIIANSRGALVGDATTPIEMGRIEDGLAL; encoded by the coding sequence ATGGCAATGAGGCTCTCGAGGGTAGCGGGCACGCCCAACATAGGAGTTGAGGCCGCGGTCAGCGAGAACCTCGCCATCGTCTCCTCTGAGGCCGACGAGGCGTTCATAAAGGACATCTCCGAGGTCCTCGGCGTCAGGTCCGTCCCGACCACGGTCTCCGGGTCCCATGTGGTGGGCTCGCTCGTGGCGATGAACTCGCATGGGGCCGCCGTCTCCGGGCTCATCGAGTCCGCCGAGGCGGACCTCATCGGGAAGGAGCTGCCTATGGTCCTCCTGCCCGATTACTGCAACGCCGCGGGGAACAACATCCTCGCGAACGATAACGGCGCGGTTCTTTCGCCCGAGATTGACGCGAAGACCGCTGACAGGATCTCCGAGGCGCTCGGCATCGAGTGCGTCAGGTCGATGATCGCGGGCTGCGTGTCCGTCGGGTCCGTCGCATGCTGCACCAACAGCGGCTGCGTCGTGACCACCGAGGCCACCGACGACGACCTGCAGCTTCTCAGGGAGGTCCTGAAGGTCGACGTCGTCCGCACGACCGTCAACCACGGTTCCAGATACGTCGGTTCCGGCATCATCGCCAACTCCAGGGGAGCGCTCGTCGGCGACGCCACGACCCCCATAGAGATGGGCAGGATAGAGGACGGCCTGGCCCTCTGA
- a CDS encoding 50S ribosomal protein L39e — protein MKERLNKKIKQNRRVPAWVMLRTNRQFLRHPKRRSWRMGKLKE, from the coding sequence ATGAAAGAGAGGCTCAACAAGAAGATCAAACAGAACCGCCGCGTCCCCGCATGGGTCATGCTCAGGACCAACAGGCAGTTCCTCAGGCACCCGAAGAGAAGGTCGTGGCGCATGGGCAAGCTCAAGGAGTGA
- the yjjX gene encoding inosine/xanthosine triphosphatase: MKQSAVAGTFDVLHDGHRALIERAFEVGDSVFVGITSDRFAAAGRGEHLPLYLRRRALEDLLSEQEKPWRIGVIDDMYGPREEMDRVSVLVVSEETLENGRELNRDRASRGVPPLELSVVPLVMADDGSKISARNILRGEYGRTGRHGVKDIAVGSLNRVKAEAVRSVMERIFGDVRITACDVPSGVPEQPFGKQAREGAMNRARNALGGHELAVGIEAGAFEMEDGLYDYQYCAVLDRDGRFTVGTGSGFMYPPKVAALVRGGSTVGDAMGKVFGQSEVGKRMGAVGILSGGIIDRKALTEESVMAAMIPRLNDAYTEEDR; encoded by the coding sequence ATGAAGCAGTCTGCGGTCGCCGGCACGTTCGATGTGCTGCATGACGGCCACCGCGCCCTCATCGAGCGGGCGTTCGAAGTGGGGGATTCCGTCTTCGTCGGCATCACCTCCGACAGGTTCGCCGCCGCCGGAAGGGGGGAGCACCTGCCCCTCTATCTCAGGCGCAGGGCCCTCGAGGACCTGCTCTCGGAGCAGGAGAAGCCCTGGAGGATCGGCGTCATCGACGACATGTACGGCCCCCGCGAGGAGATGGACAGGGTCTCCGTCCTGGTCGTCTCCGAGGAGACCCTGGAGAACGGCAGGGAGCTGAACAGGGACCGCGCCTCCCGCGGGGTCCCCCCGCTGGAGCTCTCGGTGGTCCCGCTCGTGATGGCGGACGACGGCTCGAAGATAAGCGCCCGGAACATACTCAGAGGGGAATACGGGCGCACAGGCAGGCACGGCGTGAAGGACATCGCCGTCGGATCGCTCAACCGCGTCAAGGCGGAGGCCGTCCGCTCGGTAATGGAGAGGATATTCGGCGATGTGAGGATCACCGCCTGCGACGTCCCGTCGGGCGTCCCGGAGCAGCCCTTCGGGAAGCAGGCCCGCGAGGGCGCGATGAACCGCGCCCGGAACGCCCTGGGCGGCCATGAGCTGGCCGTCGGCATCGAGGCGGGGGCCTTCGAGATGGAAGACGGGCTGTACGATTACCAGTACTGCGCGGTCCTCGACAGGGACGGGAGGTTCACCGTCGGCACGGGATCGGGGTTCATGTACCCGCCGAAGGTGGCCGCCCTCGTCAGGGGAGGATCTACCGTGGGGGACGCCATGGGGAAGGTCTTCGGGCAATCGGAGGTCGGGAAGAGGATGGGCGCCGTCGGGATCCTGAGCGGCGGCATCATCGACAGGAAGGCCCTCACGGAGGAGTCCGTCATGGCCGCCATGATACCCAGGCTCAATGATGCGTACACGGAGGAAGATCGATGA
- a CDS encoding site-2 protease family protein: protein MSATGWILLILTLIYIPLWVWVWKSPRAQKLGLQKYGPIIKINTQLGKKSMDKVCRFHRFWRAMGIFSQAASFIMMVLIVYMVVVAVINLPNRLSSGTSIGIEYVLAIPGINPLLPFWYALIGLIIALVCHEFAHGVQTRSNGMRVKNTGLLYGVVPLGAFVEPEQEDVEKASRRVKLDLYSAGITTNFIIAGVAFLIMSFGMLGSVSSDYSDNCAVYMEAEDSPAYNADISAGDIISEINGETFYFSDDFDDGRTYSWSPGDLVTVTCISENSTYSAQLVWGVYISKIAEDSSADKAGLGESMFILSAERDGVTYKFYTQNQFSDFMSSTSGGDTVTFTVMQRTSGGTYTTKTVDAVLDENNGIGYLGVYANTSGMVLTTPEIILETASNPFYGADGMLDYVQSSLSYLVLPINGFDPIPSSVQWWYGESDAFWMAAELLYWIFWINILLGICNALPAVPFDGGFIFMGWVDWVLEKTGKKDRAAREKQAEEITGNISILMIFLYAIVIVAVLV, encoded by the coding sequence ATGAGCGCGACCGGATGGATACTCCTAATCCTGACCCTTATCTACATCCCGCTGTGGGTGTGGGTGTGGAAGAGCCCCCGCGCTCAGAAGCTGGGCCTCCAGAAGTACGGCCCGATCATCAAGATCAATACCCAGCTCGGCAAGAAGTCCATGGACAAGGTCTGCCGCTTCCATCGTTTCTGGAGGGCGATGGGCATCTTCTCGCAGGCGGCCTCGTTCATCATGATGGTCCTGATCGTTTACATGGTGGTCGTCGCCGTCATCAACCTGCCCAACCGCCTCAGCAGCGGGACCTCGATAGGCATCGAGTATGTCCTGGCCATACCCGGGATCAATCCCCTTCTGCCCTTCTGGTACGCTCTCATCGGCCTGATAATCGCCCTGGTCTGCCACGAGTTCGCCCACGGCGTGCAGACACGCTCCAACGGCATGAGGGTGAAGAACACCGGCCTCCTCTACGGTGTCGTCCCCCTCGGAGCGTTCGTCGAGCCGGAGCAGGAAGATGTGGAGAAGGCCAGCCGCAGGGTGAAGCTCGACCTCTACAGCGCCGGGATCACCACTAACTTCATCATCGCCGGTGTCGCGTTCCTGATAATGTCATTCGGGATGCTGGGGTCGGTCTCCTCCGATTATTCGGACAATTGCGCGGTCTACATGGAGGCCGAGGACTCGCCCGCCTACAATGCGGATATCTCCGCAGGCGACATCATCTCGGAGATTAACGGCGAGACGTTCTATTTCTCGGACGATTTCGATGACGGCCGCACCTATTCTTGGTCTCCCGGGGACCTCGTCACCGTGACGTGCATCTCCGAAAACAGCACCTATAGTGCCCAACTCGTGTGGGGGGTGTATATCAGCAAGATCGCCGAGGATTCTTCCGCGGACAAGGCCGGGCTGGGAGAGAGCATGTTCATCCTATCGGCCGAGCGCGACGGCGTCACGTACAAGTTCTACACCCAGAACCAGTTCTCCGACTTCATGTCCTCCACGAGCGGCGGGGACACCGTGACGTTCACGGTCATGCAGCGTACCTCCGGCGGAACATATACGACAAAGACCGTCGACGCCGTCCTGGACGAGAACAACGGCATCGGATACCTCGGGGTCTATGCCAACACCTCGGGCATGGTCCTCACGACCCCTGAGATCATCCTCGAGACCGCCTCGAATCCCTTCTACGGCGCCGACGGCATGCTGGACTACGTTCAGAGCTCGCTGTCCTACCTGGTCCTCCCCATCAACGGGTTCGACCCCATACCGTCGAGCGTCCAGTGGTGGTACGGTGAGAGCGATGCCTTCTGGATGGCCGCCGAGCTGCTGTACTGGATATTCTGGATCAACATCCTGCTTGGCATCTGCAACGCTCTGCCCGCGGTCCCGTTCGACGGTGGCTTCATATTCATGGGCTGGGTCGACTGGGTCCTCGAGAAGACCGGGAAGAAGGACAGGGCTGCGCGCGAGAAACAGGCCGAGGAGATCACCGGGAACATATCGATACTGATGATCTTCCTCTATGCTATCGTGATCGTAGCGGTGCTCGTCTGA
- a CDS encoding DUF115 domain-containing protein, which translates to MNYQEWEPEYLEICRDMGYDPAQDTMSARVLLAVTQNSDLRMGSDFEGLMKGTVTVLGGAGCLEKDIAERPPEGCVIAAGSAAGRAGITPDIMVTDLDGDLQAQIGLSAAGVPAFILAHGDNAETVARCAPLFKGPIVLTTQGEPFGIVECHGGFTDGDRAVCLAKEAGSQRILLRGFDFGSPMPKAGSDPAVKLRKLSWAKRIIEEHGGAAVRF; encoded by the coding sequence ATGAATTACCAAGAATGGGAGCCTGAGTATCTCGAGATCTGCAGGGACATGGGATACGACCCGGCCCAGGACACTATGTCCGCCAGGGTCCTCCTCGCCGTCACCCAGAACTCGGACCTGCGCATGGGCTCGGACTTCGAAGGGCTCATGAAGGGAACGGTCACGGTGCTCGGAGGCGCCGGATGCCTCGAGAAGGACATTGCCGAGCGCCCTCCCGAGGGCTGCGTCATTGCCGCCGGGTCCGCCGCCGGAAGGGCCGGCATAACCCCGGACATCATGGTCACGGACCTGGACGGCGACCTGCAGGCCCAGATCGGCCTGAGCGCGGCCGGGGTCCCCGCCTTCATCCTGGCACACGGCGACAACGCCGAGACGGTCGCCCGCTGCGCCCCGCTGTTCAAAGGGCCCATAGTTCTGACGACCCAGGGGGAGCCGTTCGGCATAGTCGAGTGCCACGGGGGGTTCACCGACGGCGACAGGGCCGTCTGCCTGGCGAAGGAGGCCGGGTCGCAGAGGATTCTCCTCAGGGGGTTCGATTTCGGCAGCCCGATGCCCAAGGCCGGGTCCGACCCGGCGGTCAAGCTCCGCAAGCTGTCCTGGGCGAAGAGGATCATCGAGGAGCACGGTGGCGCGGCCGTCCGGTTCTGA
- a CDS encoding peroxiredoxin: MEKGDKMPPFRLQDENREWIDSSALLGIRFVLFFYSQDGTPGCTKEAQEFTDLYPKFQLRNVPVIGVSGDSIESHRKFKDKYGLKVKLLSDPDHKYAAECGAWGKKMLYGREVTGTIRSSYLVGKDGTIEEAWRNVKATGHAKRVLDGTLKHYVDDSPAEF; the protein is encoded by the coding sequence ATGGAGAAGGGAGATAAGATGCCCCCGTTCCGCCTGCAGGACGAGAACAGGGAATGGATCGATTCCTCGGCCCTGCTCGGCATCCGTTTCGTGCTGTTCTTCTATTCCCAGGACGGCACGCCCGGATGCACCAAGGAGGCCCAGGAGTTCACCGACCTCTACCCCAAGTTCCAGCTCAGGAACGTCCCGGTCATCGGGGTCAGCGGGGATTCTATCGAGTCCCACCGGAAGTTCAAGGACAAGTACGGGCTGAAGGTCAAGCTCCTGAGCGACCCCGACCATAAGTATGCCGCGGAATGCGGGGCATGGGGCAAGAAGATGCTCTACGGCCGCGAGGTCACCGGCACGATCCGCTCCAGCTACCTCGTCGGCAAGGACGGGACTATAGAGGAGGCCTGGCGCAACGTTAAGGCCACCGGCCATGCGAAACGCGTCCTCGACGGCACCCTGAAGCATTACGTCGACGACAGCCCGGCAGAATTCTGA